A single region of the Strigops habroptila isolate Jane chromosome 3, bStrHab1.2.pri, whole genome shotgun sequence genome encodes:
- the LOC115605196 gene encoding suppressor of cytokine signaling 1-like, whose product MIRGRPDDLHNTHTTVSHPQRQHRSILPSPVPPSLPDRFRMFRSCEWEILERSLSILQASDFYWGPLSVGEAHAKLQREPVGTYLVRDSSQGNCLFSLSVRMPTGPVSLRISFQEGYFRLKNWFSDCVVRLLELVVAGTRNNPLHFDEMGGTPLVFSEPLCRSRRAVPTLRELCCRSLPAGAATGDGAGLGGSSGMCLREEVVSPPGRSGRSDRSIVPSPSLPWAGR is encoded by the coding sequence ATGATCAGAGGGAGGCCAGATGATCTGCACAACACGCACACCACTGTTTCTCATCCGCAAAGGCAGCATCGGAGCATTCTTCCCAGCCCCGTGCCGCCCAGCTTGCCCGATCGGTTCCGGATGTTTCGCAGCTGCGAGTGGGAAATCCTGGAGCGATCCCTCAGTATCCTCCAGGCCAGCGACTTCTACTGGGGCCCCTTGTCTGTGGGGGAAGCTCACGCCAAGCTCCAGCGGGAGCCCGTTGGCACCTACTTGGTGCGGGACAGCTCACAGGGGAACTGCTTGTTCAGCCTGAGCGTGCGGATGCCGACAGGGCCCGTCAGCCTCCGAATCTCTTTCCAGGAGGGCTATTTCCGCCTGAAGAACTGGTTTTCAGACTGCGTGGTCcggctgctggagctggtggtggcagGGACCCGGAACAACCCCTTGCACTTTGATGAGATGGGGGGAACCCCCCTGGTCTTCTCTGAGCCCCTGTGCCGGAGCCGCCGGGCAGTGCCTACACTGCGAGAACTGTGCTGCCGGAGCctgcctgctggtgctgcaacaggggatggagcagggctggggggctcCTCAGGGATGTGCCTGAGGGAGGAGGTGGTCTCACCACCGGGCAGAAGTGGGAGGTCAGACAGGAGCATCGtccccagcccctctctgcCCTGGGCTGGGAGATGA